ATTTTCTTCTCCTTCCTGATTCAGGCTTTTCCCAATAAGATTCAATAAATCCTTTATCTTCAAGTCTGTGTAATACTGGATATAACATTCCTTCAGTCCAGATAATTTCATTATCAGAAGATTTTTTTATAATTTTGATTATTTCATAACCATAACTATCCTCTTTTTTTAAAATCCCCAAAATAAGAGGTGTAGCTGAAGCAGCAATTAAATCTTTTGATATATCCATAATAACCTCCAATACCTAGAAATACTATGTATACTTTATTATACCTAGAACTTATAGGTAAATCAAGAAATATAATGATATAAGTAATTTTTTAAAAAAGTGTATCTCAGGATACAACTATATATATTATTATATGATATTATATATATATTAAATC
This genomic window from Halanaerobiales bacterium contains:
- a CDS encoding PadR family transcriptional regulator produces the protein MDISKDLIAASATPLILGILKKEDSYGYEIIKIIKKSSDNEIIWTEGMLYPVLHRLEDKGFIESYWEKPESGRRRKYYFLKKKGELELEKHKKQWEIVYSTLSAEIYNDKDNEKEGEN